The sequence ATGTTTAGCCAGGCGCTAGATGTTGCCTATTCGCTCAGCTCAGCTCCCGCGGGCGCACGTTTTGAAATGGCTCCCGAGGTTATTATTTACGCCGCAGGTCTTTGGGGCCTTGCGATGCTGATGAGGCTATTTGCGCTTGGGCCGCAAAAAAAGAAATAGCCCAACTGCCACTGCACTAATTGATATCCAAAGGAGCCAGTAATTAGACGCCTCTGGGGCCTTGTCTGTTAGCTCCAGCTGGGTTACGGCATTGGGGCAATCTAAAAATTGGTAGCCGGCCTCTGCCACATAATCGCTTTGGTTCTCGATGAGAAAGCTTTGGCTCCCGGAAATCGGGTGACCATCTCCTGAAACAACTCGCCAGGCAATGTTGTATTCACCGGGCTGGTCAAGATCCAACCTCGTGCTCGCCTCCCTACCCTCAACAACCGCGCAGCCGTTATTTACTAGAATGCCAGTGTCTACTTGGGTGATAATAATTTCATTGCCTCCACCCGAGCCCAGGCTAATTAGCTCATCGCTAAATGCGAGAGAGATTTCCACTAGCCCAGCCTGAACCACCTCGCCATCGGCTGGCGAAAAATCGACCAGCTCCTCGTGCGCACTCGCGCTGGGTGTGATCAGCAGCAAAGCTGCCGTGGTTGCGAAAAGGCGCATAAACTTCATACCTAGAAGCTTAGGCAGGTATTGGTGAAGCAAGCACTTTATGGCATATCAGGCGGCCTAGTTGTGGGCCTGCTGGCTCTAACGGTGATTTTCTGGGGACCACTGACTTCGGGTCAGGATCCCAGCCCGGAGAATTTAGCCGCTAGTGAGCCGGTCACAAGCTCTCCTATTTCAACCGCCTCGCCCACCGCCTCGGAAATTATTTCCGAGGTTGGAAAGTGCTCGGTGCAAGAAGCTGAGAGCGCTGACGGCATCCTCACTCTGCAGGCTCAGGTGCGCGATGCGTTGACTGGCGAAGTGCTATTTGATCGAGGCTCAAACATCCCGGCCCGCACGGCTTCGGTGTTAAAGCTCTTCACGGCCGCAGCGGCTCTAGAAACACTTGGTCCAGACTATAAGGTAGCGACTCGGGTTTATGTGGACGCTAATGACTCAAGTATTTTGTATTTGGTTGGCGGCGGCGACCCGACTCTTTCGCGGACCGATGGTAACTCCCAGTCGGTCTATCGAAATGCGCCAAAGCTCGACACTCTGGCTAAGCAGATAAAGAGCTGGTCGAGAACCCAGACTTTTTCAAAGATTGTGCTTGATAGCACTTTATTCGGAGGTTCCGCCGGTGAATATCACCCAGATTGGGACAAGCTTCGGGGTCTAAGTGAAGGCTGGATGTCCCCAGTTTCCGCACTCCAGGTTGATGGTGATAGAGATAACCCGGCGAGCAAAGACTCAAAAAGAAGCGCGGATCCCGTTGCCCGAGCCGGAACCTGGTTTCTGCAGGCACTCGGTGAGAGTGCTTCTAAGGCGGTAATCCAAAAGGCTACGACCCCAGCTGATGCGATAGAGATCGCGAAGGTTGAATCAAGACCAATCAGTGAGTGGATCAACTATATGCTCAAGGTGAGTGACAACACTTTGAGTGAAGCACTAGCAAGACTCGTCTCGCTCGATGTTGGGCTCGGCGGGGGATCTAGCTCACTAACTGAGAGTTATAAGCGCGCTCTAGTGAACACGGGTCTCGACTTCACAAGCTTTAGGGTGATTGATGGCTCTGGTTTATCTGCTAATAGCGGTGTGACGCCTGCTTTGGTGAATGAT is a genomic window of Candidatus Aquiluna sp. UB-MaderosW2red containing:
- a CDS encoding D-alanyl-D-alanine carboxypeptidase/D-alanyl-D-alanine-endopeptidase, whose amino-acid sequence is MKQALYGISGGLVVGLLALTVIFWGPLTSGQDPSPENLAASEPVTSSPISTASPTASEIISEVGKCSVQEAESADGILTLQAQVRDALTGEVLFDRGSNIPARTASVLKLFTAAAALETLGPDYKVATRVYVDANDSSILYLVGGGDPTLSRTDGNSQSVYRNAPKLDTLAKQIKSWSRTQTFSKIVLDSTLFGGSAGEYHPDWDKLRGLSEGWMSPVSALQVDGDRDNPASKDSKRSADPVARAGTWFLQALGESASKAVIQKATTPADAIEIAKVESRPISEWINYMLKVSDNTLSEALARLVSLDVGLGGGSSSLTESYKRALVNTGLDFTSFRVIDGSGLSANSGVTPALVNDLLVLINADYGSFKSILSGMPVAGSGGSLGSRLTEASGQITAKTGWIRTGYSLAGFADSPDGTKLIFTVYNLGFVSTLNREAMDNLVLAIYNCGGELGNE
- a CDS encoding copper resistance CopC family protein; translated protein: MKFMRLFATTAALLLITPSASAHEELVDFSPADGEVVQAGLVEISLAFSDELISLGSGGGNEIIITQVDTGILVNNGCAVVEGREASTRLDLDQPGEYNIAWRVVSGDGHPISGSQSFLIENQSDYVAEAGYQFLDCPNAVTQLELTDKAPEASNYWLLWISISAVAVGLFLFLRPKRK